From a region of the Mycobacterium sp. SMC-8 genome:
- a CDS encoding SIS domain-containing protein, translated as MVERLHLARESLRSVGAEPSVSEIKDIVVSLKSINADLSGIAGLKALRFQATVAAQIQQWSIEFEAVLAQLDERLNHRAPSKDSLERVNAAIIALKDAWWGIARDRLALAADVADLAAESTGESATYAYAAIAITLSSLSKLELRGRDSAGIHLFVTGHQLDMANPRIASQIEGRRHPLFQSGAVRTPAGQLSIVYKHAAEIGRLGDNCAVLRKAIRDDVLLREALEAPTAQLVVLGHTRWASVGMVNEANAHPVNSDEVTFSPGFDSSYMTAVLNGDVDNYRQLIDHAGARIAREITTDAKVIPVLAARRMIDGATLEDAVLGTVREFTGSVAIAMNCASDPSKLVLAQRGSGQALLVGSSEDMTIIGSELYGLVEHCDQYFRLDGSEGELVVVESSEAGNLYAARRLNYDGSPREFTSRDVSCTSITTRDIDRQGYPHFLKKELFEAPLSLQKTLRGRINAVDGVLQAHLSDDVLSSELRSRLKAGFFRRIVVIGQGTAAVAGRAVAAAIKAAFAQGSVEVIASTATEFSGFHLERSMIGTLVVAVSQSGTTTDTNRAVDLIRGRGGTVIAIVNRRGSDLAKMADGVMYTADGRDVEVSVASTKAFYSQIAAGILLAYALARCAGDHDDKSESDLLSQLTELPEAMREFLSSEHQIAELARNYAPKRPYWAVVGSALNRIAAEELRIKLSELTYRSISCDEFSDKKHIDLSAEPLILVCAAGLRGAAADDLLKEVRIFASHNSVPIVITDQTDGEYDGAAGIIRVPKTHSQLAFILSAMAGHLFGYYAALAIDDQCFPLKLARIAIERAIGAADGDPLAILGTLGSELRPIATEFDSRLRAGAYDSSMTASVSARIAVGLRAIASRSESTLMSQFAGPDAIVNELAAALTAGIDQVSRTIDTIRHQAKTVTVGTSRSDEAILDVPLVKALLANGASSRTLQYNTLRTVAALDPAVAAVIGATHYAVCDSHIAVVRRAGVAIHVPSRTDRDHQLRGTKMLVAEQQEVLAAVGQSDSRTVIIVPEVIDQRTVGLVLLHVEFHPTLPPPVMRTVLEGYRGRMSVLRGTVTEVLPEFDHRVLGMVSPLALLSESPKLLVQHWLAAAATDGV; from the coding sequence TTGGTCGAGCGGTTGCATTTGGCTCGCGAAAGCCTGCGCTCGGTTGGGGCGGAGCCGAGCGTCTCGGAGATCAAAGACATTGTCGTTTCGCTGAAAAGTATTAACGCTGATCTAAGTGGTATAGCTGGGCTTAAAGCTTTGCGCTTTCAGGCCACAGTTGCCGCACAGATTCAGCAGTGGTCAATCGAGTTCGAGGCCGTTTTGGCGCAGCTCGACGAAAGGCTCAACCACCGGGCGCCGTCGAAAGACAGCTTGGAACGGGTCAACGCCGCCATCATCGCGCTAAAGGACGCCTGGTGGGGGATCGCCAGGGATCGTCTCGCTCTAGCGGCGGATGTTGCTGATTTGGCGGCGGAAAGTACTGGTGAATCCGCAACCTACGCTTACGCCGCGATCGCAATAACGCTTTCATCTTTGAGTAAACTCGAACTTCGGGGCCGTGACTCGGCAGGTATCCATTTATTCGTCACGGGCCATCAGCTGGATATGGCGAATCCTCGGATCGCGTCGCAGATCGAAGGCCGACGGCATCCTCTGTTTCAATCGGGTGCTGTTCGGACGCCTGCGGGACAATTGAGCATCGTCTATAAGCACGCTGCAGAGATCGGACGCCTGGGCGATAACTGTGCGGTGCTGCGTAAGGCGATACGTGACGACGTCCTGCTCCGTGAGGCGCTTGAGGCCCCAACGGCCCAGCTTGTCGTGTTGGGCCATACCCGATGGGCGAGCGTCGGAATGGTCAACGAGGCGAATGCGCACCCAGTCAATAGCGACGAAGTAACATTCTCTCCGGGGTTTGATTCGAGTTATATGACCGCGGTGTTGAACGGCGATGTGGACAATTATCGCCAACTAATCGACCATGCTGGGGCCAGGATCGCCCGAGAAATCACGACTGATGCCAAGGTGATCCCTGTTCTGGCAGCCCGACGCATGATTGACGGGGCAACATTAGAGGACGCAGTCCTAGGTACGGTGCGTGAATTTACGGGCTCAGTGGCCATAGCCATGAATTGTGCCAGCGACCCATCCAAACTTGTTTTGGCCCAACGGGGGAGCGGCCAGGCGCTTTTGGTCGGAAGCTCCGAAGACATGACCATAATTGGGTCGGAACTGTATGGATTGGTCGAACATTGCGATCAGTATTTTCGGCTTGACGGTAGCGAAGGCGAACTTGTCGTAGTCGAAAGTAGTGAGGCTGGCAATCTTTATGCGGCCCGACGGCTGAATTACGATGGGTCTCCACGTGAATTCACTTCAAGGGACGTCTCGTGCACGTCTATCACTACGCGCGACATTGACCGACAAGGGTATCCGCACTTCTTGAAGAAGGAACTCTTTGAGGCGCCGCTTTCCTTACAGAAAACGTTGCGTGGACGTATCAACGCGGTAGATGGCGTACTGCAAGCTCACCTATCCGACGATGTTTTGTCGTCGGAGCTGCGTTCTCGCTTAAAGGCAGGGTTCTTCCGGCGGATTGTCGTTATAGGCCAGGGTACGGCAGCGGTCGCCGGGCGGGCGGTTGCCGCGGCTATCAAGGCGGCTTTCGCCCAAGGCTCTGTAGAAGTTATCGCTTCTACCGCGACTGAATTTTCTGGGTTCCATCTGGAAAGGTCGATGATCGGCACCCTCGTGGTGGCTGTGAGTCAGTCCGGGACGACAACGGACACGAATAGGGCGGTCGACCTCATCAGAGGGCGTGGCGGAACGGTCATTGCGATCGTCAATCGCCGAGGTAGCGACTTGGCGAAGATGGCTGATGGCGTCATGTACACCGCTGACGGCCGCGACGTCGAAGTATCAGTTGCCTCCACGAAAGCGTTTTACAGTCAGATCGCGGCGGGGATATTACTTGCGTATGCATTGGCGCGGTGCGCAGGTGATCATGACGACAAATCGGAGTCAGATTTGCTATCTCAGCTGACTGAGCTTCCCGAGGCGATGAGGGAATTCTTGAGCTCTGAGCATCAGATCGCCGAACTCGCCCGAAATTACGCGCCAAAACGGCCGTACTGGGCGGTTGTGGGATCGGCCTTGAATAGAATTGCGGCAGAAGAGCTGCGAATAAAGCTCTCAGAACTCACTTACAGATCTATATCCTGCGACGAATTCTCAGACAAGAAGCACATAGATCTATCCGCCGAGCCGCTCATCCTGGTGTGCGCGGCTGGCTTGCGGGGAGCTGCGGCAGATGACCTGTTGAAAGAAGTTCGGATATTCGCTTCGCACAACAGTGTCCCAATCGTGATAACTGATCAAACTGATGGTGAATATGATGGGGCAGCGGGCATTATCCGAGTCCCGAAAACGCATTCCCAACTGGCTTTTATCCTATCCGCCATGGCCGGTCACCTTTTCGGTTATTACGCAGCCTTAGCGATCGATGATCAGTGTTTTCCGCTAAAACTGGCACGAATTGCGATCGAACGAGCTATAGGCGCGGCCGACGGTGATCCACTCGCCATTCTGGGCACACTCGGATCTGAGTTACGGCCAATTGCAACTGAATTCGACAGCCGGCTCCGAGCTGGAGCTTACGACAGCTCGATGACCGCAAGTGTTAGTGCGCGGATCGCAGTCGGGTTGCGTGCGATAGCGTCGAGGTCTGAGTCAACGCTGATGTCGCAGTTCGCCGGTCCTGATGCGATCGTTAATGAGCTTGCCGCAGCGTTGACCGCCGGCATCGACCAGGTTTCGCGGACTATCGACACCATTCGTCATCAAGCCAAGACGGTTACTGTAGGCACCAGTAGAAGCGATGAGGCAATCCTGGATGTGCCCTTGGTGAAGGCACTCCTCGCGAACGGTGCATCGTCACGGACTCTGCAGTACAACACGCTGAGAACTGTTGCAGCGCTGGATCCGGCTGTCGCTGCTGTGATAGGTGCGACGCACTACGCGGTATGTGATTCGCACATTGCTGTTGTTCGCCGCGCTGGCGTTGCGATCCATGTCCCGTCTCGCACAGATCGGGATCATCAGCTACGCGGTACGAAGATGCTCGTCGCAGAACAGCAGGAGGTTCTTGCGGCTGTTGGGCAGAGTGACTCAAGAACTGTGATCATCGTTCCGGAGGTCATCGATCAGCGAACCGTAGGCCTCGTGCTTCTGCATGTCGAA